The genomic region TGTTTCTTGTAGGCTAATAGGCAGTGTCTTTGTTGAAGCAATTATAGCCATGAAATTAGAGTCTCCAACCCATCTAGGAACAACGTGTATGTGTACATGTTCTTCTACACCTGCACCTGCGGCTCTCCCAATGTTTAATCCTATGTTGAAACCATCTGGGGTAAATGATTTACGTAATGCTTTTATGGATCTGTTAAGTAGTTCTATCATCTCCGTCAGAATTTCTGGTTCTAGATCCTCTATTGAAGGCGTATGTTTATATGGTACTATGAGTAGATGCCCACTATTATATGGGTAAGCATTGAGTACTACATAGGAGTATTTTCCTCTGTAAACAATATATGCTTCATTA from Staphylothermus marinus F1 harbors:
- a CDS encoding HIT family protein translates to MYRILWNPWRYEYIRSTLKPKRICIFCELPKKKDNEAYIVYRGKYSYVVLNAYPYNSGHLLIVPYKHTPSIEDLEPEILTEMIELLNRSIKALRKSFTPDGFNIGLNIGRAAGAGVEEHVHIHVVPRWVGDSNFMAIIASTKTLPISLQETYRIIRENWE